The Alphaproteobacteria bacterium genome contains a region encoding:
- a CDS encoding thermonuclease family protein yields MPQHAKCEKEGQLALKAKAFTNDYMEHHKQLIITETEWDKYGGRIVGNIKSNDNNSLTDELIKAGFGKAYKGKGAKPNWCRN; encoded by the coding sequence ATGCCCCAGCATGCGAAATGTGAAAAGGAAGGCCAATTAGCTCTTAAAGCTAAAGCATTTACAAATGACTATATGGAACATCATAAACAATTAATTATTACGGAAACTGAATGGGATAAATATGGTGGAAGAATAGTTGGGAATATTAAATCTAACGATAATAATTCTTTAACTGATGAATTGATTAAAGCTGGTTTTGGTAAAGCCTATAAAGGTAAAGGAGCAAAGCCTAATTGGTGCAGAAATTAA